Genomic window (Jeotgalibaca ciconiae):
CCCCTCTTCTACAAGTGGTGGATAAATAATCTTCATTCTATCACTTTTCTTCCTTTATAATATCCTTTCAAAGATACATGATGGCTTCTCTGATAATCATCTGTTTCCTCATTAAAAGAAATCGTCGGTAAACTTAGCTTCTTATGCATACGACGTAATCTTTTTTTCGCTTTTGATGTTTTTCTTGCTGGTACAGCCATTTTTACCCTCCCACTAATTATTTTTCACTTTTACGCTTTTTTCTTTTGTGTTCATGAATAATTTTTAAAG
Coding sequences:
- the rpmF gene encoding 50S ribosomal protein L32 gives rise to the protein MAVPARKTSKAKKRLRRMHKKLSLPTISFNEETDDYQRSHHVSLKGYYKGRKVIE